CGGAAGACTTATTTTTTTAATTTTTAATCCAGATAAAGAAACGGAAAATGTTTTAACTTCATATTTTTTTCCTCTAACTTCATATTTAAACGCTTCACTTTCATAATTTTCTTTTAATTCTTTCCAATTTTTTAATTCATTTCCAATTTCGTTGGGTAATAAGTTCCATTGTTGACTTAATTCGTGAGCTAAAATTTCTTTAGCTGTATGATTTTTAATTAAATTAACAGAATTTTCGAGTGAAAAAATGTTAGTAGCAGTCTCTATATATTTATTTGTTTCTTGATGATAGTTTCGAACTGTATGTGCAATTTCTGTCAAATAATTCGTTCTGCTTTGAGGAATAATAGGAGAGCTATTGGAAGATTTCTTCCTGCAATTCATTTGAATTCTTTCTTCCCACTTATTTGAGTTGCTTTTCTTATTTAATAATTTTAAAAGTTCCTTATATATTGCATTAACACCGTCATCATTAAATTTTGCTGCTATCGTACCAAAAACCGGATAATCATTATCTGCAATATTTTTGTTACCTGCATATCTGCTCCTTCTAATGGTATTTTTAACGTCGCGATATGCATCTTCTGATCCTCTGCGGTCAAATTTATTTATTGCAATTAAATCAGCAAAATCCAGCATATCAATTTTTTCTAATTGAGTTGGAGCACCAAATTCAATTGTCATGACATATAGGCTGATATCAGAAACGTCTAATATACCTGTATCACCTTGTCCAATTCCGCTTGTTTCAACAATAATAAAATCAAAGTCCGCTGTGCGTGCAAGACATAATGCTTCAGTAGTAATCGATGACAATTCATTTTTACTACCTCTTGTCGCAAAACTATGCATAAAAACATTTTGATGATGAATGGCATTCATTCTTATTCTGTCGCCAAGTAACGCACCACCCGTTTTTCTTTTTGAAGGGTCTATACTAAATATACAGATTTTTTTTTCAGGAAATTCATAAGTAAAGCGGCGAATAATTTCATCAGTTAAACTGCTTTTTCCAGCGCCCCCTGTTCCTGTTACTCCAAGAACTAAAGGATGGTTATTTTTATTATTTTCTTCTTTTATTTTTTTGCCTAGTTCCATTTGATGACGAACGGATTCTGGAAGATAATTAGCATTATTTTCAATCATAGTAAGCGCTCTTGCAAAATGCAAAGGATCGTTTGCATTGACCTTTTTATCTTTTATCCCAACAGGCCATTCACAAAGGGCGTAATCTGATTTCTCTAACATGTCACAAATCATCCCCTCTAAACCCATTTTAAAACCATCTTCTGGAGAATATATTTTTGTAATTCCGCTTCTATGCAATTCATCAATTTCTTTTGGAATTATTACTCCCCCACCTCCACCAAATATTTTCATATCTGGACGACCTTTTTTATCAAGAATTTCTCGCATATATTTAAAATATTCTAAGTGCCCTCCTTGATAAGAACTGACAGAGATAGCTTGGACATCTTCTTGAATTGCAGCTTCTACAACTTCATTTACACTTCTGTTATGTCCTAAATGAATGACTTCAGCACCTCCTTGTTGTAAGAGGCGGCGAATAATATTAATGCTTGCATCGTGTCCATCAAATAGTGAAGTGGCTGTGACAAATCTAACTTTATTTTTTAGTTTATAGCTAAAACTTGTTTCCATTGATTCAATTCCTCTATATTGATCTAATATGCCTTTAGAGCATGCAGGTGAAGGTGTTTTAAAGTAGCATAATTTGTTGTAAATTATAATATAAATGGAGAAAACACAAAATGTGGCCTCTTTCCGCGAGTGAAATTTATCAAGCTATTTTGAAAAATCAAAAATGTGAAAAAGAATTTAATGCTATTATGATAAAAGGAGTTTGCATTGATAGTCGAAAAGTGAATTCTGATCTTTTGTTTGTTGCTATTAAAGGATCTCAACACGATGGGCATGCTTATTTAAAAGATTGTTTTCAAAAAGGTGTCCAATTAGCTTTAGTTGACGAGAATTCAAATTATCTAAATGAATTAACTATTGAGCAGAAAAAGAAATGTATTTGTGTTTCTGATGTTTTAGCTTCTTTTCGGCAATTTGCAAAATTTATGCGCAGTCAATTTTCTTTTCCAGTGCTTGGAATAGGTGGAAGTAATGGAAAAACAACCACAAAAGAAATGATAGCTAGTATTTTAAGTGGTGGAAATTATAAAGTAACAAAGACAGAAAAAAGTGAAAATGGTTTTTTAGGAATGGCAATAACTTTATGTCAAGAAGATCATAATAAAAATAAATCTCCTGATTGCTTAGTATTAGAAATAGGTATTGATGAAATTGGTGCAATGACACAGCATGTTGATTTAGGACAACCAAATATTTCTATTTTAACTGCTTTAGGACCAGAGCATCTTGAACATTTGATAAATTGGGAAACTGCAGCAAATGAAGAGTTAATATTATTTAAAAATCCAAAAACTAAAAGAATTTGGCAACTTTCTGATGAAAAAATATTAAAATTTTTTCTTGAACATGTAAAATTAAATGATCAAAATTCTGAAAGTGTCATTTCTTTAAAAAATGACTTTATTGTTGTCGAAAAAAAATATTTTGCAAAAATTGGAATAGATAAATCAACCATTTTAAAAAATATTTCAACTTTAATACTTTGGGATATATTTGAAATAACGCCTACAGGTAGCGAAGTTTCTATAGAAATAAATTCAAATATTTCAACAATAAAAAATGAAAAAGATATTCATTTTAAAGTACCACTTCCTGGAATTCATAATGCAAGCAACTTTGCATTAGCTTTTGCATCTGCTATAATGCTGAATAGAAGTTTAAATGAGATAGCTCTGGGTTGGTCAAAATTTGTTTCGCCTCCAATGCGTTCTCGTATTTCTTATTTAAAAGATCAAAATATTTTATTCGACGATTGCTATAATTCGAGTCCAATGAGTTTAGAAGCTGCATTACACGCAGTGCAAAATGAAGAATGGAAAGAAAAAAATAAACTTCTTATTCTAGGTGATATGCTTGATTTAGGAAACGAGTCAAAATACTGGCATGAAAATGTTTTTCATGCGTTAAAAAATATCAAGAATGCATACTTGTGTCTTTACGGCTTAGCAATGTATGATTGTTACAAGTTATTAAAAGAAACAGAAGATTTACTTTTATCTGAAAATAAAACTAGGATTTTTTGGCGTGCTGCTCAAGATGATCCTAGTCAATTTCTGACAGATATACATGTGAATTTATCTGGTTTTGTTATTCTAGTAAAAGGTAGTCGAGGAATGAAACTTGATAGGGTGATTAAATCTATTGAGTCGGTGTATTGTTAAAATCAGTCAATCCTCGATATGTGAAGCAATTTTGAATTTCGGGAGGTGTATACTATGCGACCTGAAGTACTTCAAAATGAACTTTTAAAGATTTTGGAAAATTCTTTTGTTGATAGAAGAACAACTGAACCCAAAGATGATACTGTTCTTTCTTTAAGTGAAGAACAAATGTTTAAGCTTTGGAATATTCTAGGAGAGGAGCTTGGCATAGATTTATCTTTAGCGACTGAAGATCAAAGAAAATTGCTTTTTGATGCTTGTGCAAACGGTAAACATATCGCTCCACGCGATTTTAGTTCGTTACTTTGGCTTGTTTACTACAGTGATACTTCTTATCAATAGAGGAATATAGTTTATGTTTAGCAGCATTTACAAAAGAAGTGCTGCTAAATTTTTATGAAAAAGACTTTATTTAAAAAAAATTAAAAATAATATAATAAAATATTAAATAAACATAATAGTAATAATAAAAAATAATTCGTTGACTTATCAAAATAACCTATATAATGTCTGCAACTAATAAAAAATAAATAGTTAAAATTTTATATCTAATTGGGAGAAGTTATGATTTCTTTTTTAAGAAAAATAAAATTATCTGTTTTAAGTTCAGCATTAATTTGTTGTTCAGTCAATGCACTAGAAGCAAAAGATATGCAGATTATTTCTCATCAAGATGATGATTTTTTATTTATGAATCCGGATATGGAAAATGCAATTAAAGCTGGTCATAAAGTTCAAACAGTGTATGTTACTTCAGGTGATGCAGGTTTAATTCATTGGAATGATGGTTACTTAAGCTTAAATGCTCCAGGGGTTCTTGTTTATCATTGGCAATTAAGAGAACTTGGTACCCAAGCGGCTTATGCAAAAATGGCGGGAGTAGCTAATGTTTGGACAGCACAAAAAATAAATGTCTTAGGAAAAGATTTAGATCTTTATACTTTAAGAGATGCACCTAATGTAACAATTATCTATATGCGATTACCAGATGGAAATCCTTCTGGTACAGGTTATTCAGAAACTTGTAATACTTCGCTTGAAAAATTATGGAAACATGAAACATCTTTTATTCCAAAAGTTAATGCAAGCAATTTTTGTCAACCACAACAATTTGAGAGTTATTCAAGAGAACAATTAATTGAAGTATTAACAAAATTAATTAAAGATTACTCGCCAAACATTGTAAGGACTTTAGATAGTACTGGAATTTACGGTAATGATCATTCAGATCACAAGCATTCAGCACTTTTTACACTAGAAGCTTTGCATGCAAGTAATAAAGAAATAAATTATAAAATTTATCGGGGCTACAATATTTCTTCTCTTCCTGTTAATTTAACAAACAATGACCGCAATATAAAATGGAATTCTTTTTTACAATATGCTGCATTTGATATGTGTAAATATCCTCGCCCATCACAACCTAATGGTGGAGCGGATCCAAATACGTGTGAAGTCAATACTGATTACACAACTTGGGGATATCGGATGTATTCTATTTCTGCAGTTAAAAATAGAAATGGAAAAATTCAAGGCTTGGGTGGTAAGTGTTTAGATGTAAGAGGTGCGCAAGCGAATAATGGTACCGATGTGCAAATTTGGGATTGTGTAAATACTCCACAACAAGAATGGAAACTGACTAATGAAGGATATTTGCAAGGTCTAGGTGGAAAATGTTTAGATGTCCGCGGTGGATCTGACACTAATGGAACGGCAGTGCAAATTTGGGATTGTGTGAATGTCCCACAACAAAAATGGACTTTAATGGAAAACGGTTTACTGCGTGGGATTTCTGGCAAGTGTTTAGATGTAAGAGGTGCTATCTCAACAAATGGTACAAATGTCCAAGTTTGGGATTGTGTTGATGAGCCGCAACAAAAATGGAAATTAAAATAATATAAATACAAATAGACTAAGACAATTTGAAATGTTTAAACTTGACTTTTTAATACAAATGAATGCAAAAAAAACATTTCATAAATTTCTTCTTTATCAATAATTTTCCCATAACTATTTTTGATATAATTATGAAATATTTTTGGGAAAAAATCTATATGTCCTATGTATTGATATAAGCCAAAGTTGGAGTCAAAAAAATAAATTTTTTCTGAGAAAAAAGAAGATTTTTCTTTCATAACAGCAATACAAATACTGTGTTTTAATAAACTTATAGTAATTGTAATTGGTTTGATAATCACAAATTTTTTTGTTTTATTTTTAAAATAATTTAATTCATTTTTTAGGTCACTAGAAAACTCTTTGGCTTTAAATTCATATTTTTTAGAATATAAATATTCATAAAACTGGTTTTTGAAAATATTTTGCAAAAGATCAAATTCACTTTCTAGTAAATTATCAGCATCATTATTTTTATTTACAAATTTAGTTTTATGATTATTTTTATAACTATTTTCAACGTCTTTAATATATTCTGAATCATTTATTTTATCGTTCAGAAGTTTTAATTTTTCTCTATTTTGTTTTTTTTCTGCAAAATTAGTAGCAGCATCTCTTAATTCTTGTAAATTTTTTCTTTCAATCATCATACTAATATCTAATTTTTGATTTACATGGGATTGTGTTAACATGACACTTTGTAAATAGGGATAATAGCTGTAGTCATTTGTATATAAATTAAAATGAACTATGGGTAGATTTTTTTTATTCCATTCATCACTTAAATATTTAGCAAATAAGGCTGTATATCCAAGACATAAACCATTTTTAAAATTCTCATGGAGAAACCTTTCTTCTTGAGATCTTCTTGCAAAAGGATTGTTTGCTTGGAATTTTGCTTGATCAAATGCAAATAATTTTTTTAAAAACATATATTTTTTGGCCTTAGAAATTAAAAAAAACCTAAGGAAATATATAAATTTTATCATGACCAATTGGTTAACCTGTTATTAAGATTATATTAATGTATTTAAGGAGGTTTCATTTTTTTTGGTTATCATTTTCAATCCACAATATTGCAATTCTCTTCTTTGCCCACTATATATAATCTTGGCTCAAAGAATATTAAATGAGCTTTATGTTTTTGTTTTCATTTCTTTTTGATCTAAAACATGCATCTAAATCTAGACTGTAAAAATATTTATCCATTTCATAAATAAAGGATGATATATTATGAAGCAAAAATATTATAATAAATCTATCTGGCAAAAAGTAAAAGACTATTTTGATCCACGAAAAGTAAAAATAAATTATAACTATCAAAAACGTGCAATGGCTATGAGTCTTATCTTTCTTACAGTTATTGTTGCTATATTAATTCGCTATGCATGGTTGACTGTTTTACCAACAGATTTACGTGCAAGGCTGATTGCTAAAGGTTCAAAACAACTTGAAACTAGTGTCACTTTGTCTAAGCCTAGGGCAACTATTACGGATAGAAATGGAAAAGTATTGGCTGTAAGTGTCTCAAGTACCAGTTTATATATTTTGACAAAGAAAATGCCGCAAGATGAAGAAACATTGAAGATTGTAGCAAAACAAATTCAAGTTCCTTATAAAGACTTGCTTAATTTGCGCAATGATAAAAGAAACTTCGTCTGGTTAAAAAGACAAATGACTAACAATGAATTAGTTTCTTTAGGTTCATTAAAAAAATGGAAAAATTTTATTGATACTGTTGAAGAACCAAAACGTATTTATCCAGAAAAAGATATTGCTGCGCAATTAATTGGATTTGTTGGTGCTGATGGAATTGGTCTAGAAGGTGTTGAAAAAATTTATAATTCTCGTTTGACAGAAAAACCTATTAAAGTGGATGCAAGGCGTGATGCACGCGGTAGAGTTGTGATTAATAAGGCTAATGATGCTTCAAAACCTGCGCAAATGTTGCCAAATCTTCGTCTTTCCATTGATATTTCTATTCAGCAATTTACGCAAAATGCCTTAAGAGATGGAGTGATTAAAGCAAAAGCAAAAGGTGGTAGTGCTATTGTGATAGACGTAACAACTGGAGAGCTGTTAGCAATCGCAAGTTATCCTACTTACGACTTAAATAATCCTCCTGTAAATGATCCTGAAGCCAAACGTTTTAGACCAGTTATGGATGCGATTGAACTTGGTTCTGCATCGAAACCAATGTGGATTGCAAAGGCTTTAGATTTAGGCATTATTCAGCCCAGCACTATATTTGATGTGCGTGGTGGTGCAATGAATGTTCCAGGGGGAGTCATTCATGATGACCATCCTGTTAATTTTAATTTAGATACACAGGGTGTGTTACGTTATAGTAGCAACGTGGGAATGTATAAAATTTCGTTAAAAGCAGGACGGGAACGTTTTTATGAATCCTTAATGAAAGTTGGCTTTGGCAGGTCTCCTGGCCTTGGTTTCCCAGGGGAATGGAAAGGACGAATTCATAAGCCAGAGTCTTGGAGTGAAATGCGTTTTGCAAATATGTCCTTCGGCCAGGGTTTTGCTATTTCTCCACTACAATTGGCACACGCTGTTACTATAATGGTGGGCGGTGGACAAGATAAAGGAATGAATATTTTAGCAAAAGATCCTGAACAAGAAAAAAACTTTGTAGGGCCACCTATTCAATTTATTCGCAAAGATACTAGCAAAACAATTTCAGAAATGATGGGGAATGTTATTGAACAAAGTAACGCTGGAAGAATTCCAGGTATTCTAGTAGGCGGAAAAACGGGTACGGCACAAATTTGGTCAAACAAAGATAAAGCTTATTCCGAACGCACTGCAGTCTACCAAGGAATTATACCTGCAAATAACCCTAAACTTGCCATTGTGGTTGTTATTGATGAAGTAAAGGTACGCCCTGCATACGGTGCTATGCTTGCAGGACCTGTGTTCTCGCAAATTGGGAGAAAAACTGTAGACTATTTAAATTCCCAAGGAATCTTTCATGTTGAGCCTTATGTGAACGCTTATCTTTCTAAAAGCGAAGACAAAAATACTCCAATTCAATAACTTGACTTTAGTATGGCATTGTTGCAAGGCTTATGTGCCACAATACTTTTAAGTATTTTCCTGATTGGACCCATGGTGAAGTGGATATCACGTAGGCCTCCGAAGCCTGAAGCGCAAGTTCGATTCTTGCTGGGTCCGCCATAGGGATAACCTTTATTTTCCTGTTTTTTTCTTTCCCCGCAAGATAGTCCCAACAGGGAATCCCAATTTTTTCTTGGGACAGTCCAAATTTCCAAAATTTGAAAAAACTCAATATTTTTAGTTAGTTTTAAACATTGCTGAGACTAAATTCTATTATTTTATTGATTTATCGTAATACATAAAGTATATTTTTTGTATTACGATAAGTATTTAGGAGGAAGGAGTGCAGTATGAGTGGCATGAAGAAAAAGCAGCAAAAAACAAGAAAAAACACGGAGTCGACTTCGAAGAAGCCAAAAGCATCTTCAACGACCCAAAAATTAAAATCAAATACGATGAAAACAACAGCGAAGAAGAAGACAGATTCCAAGCCATTGGATACTCAGAAAAATATCGCTGCCTCTTCGTTGTCTTCTGCGAATATGAAGGAGAAGGAGATGACACAATCAGAATTATCTCTGCAAGATGTGCTGAAAAATTTGAAGAAAAAATCTATTCAGAATCAGCAAAAAAAAGAACACGGATTTATTAGCCCAACTGCTCAAGAAAGAGAAGTATTGCAGAATGCAAAGAAAAAAATGGGTAGACCAAGAAAACAAGAAGAGCTTAGGAAAGAGGTTGTTTCTTTTCGCTTATCTGCTTTAGAAAAAAGTTTATTGTTTTATTGGGCTAAGAAAAATGGGTTTACAAATTGGGTAGATTGCGCTTTAGGTCAAGCAAAGAAAAGTAAAATAAAAATGAAAATTTCTGATGATTTTGATGCAGAATGTGAAGAAATAAACAATTTATTTTATGGTGATCATAAGTAAAAATTTAAATAAAAGAACAATTTGTGCATGTATTTAAGTTTTCATGTTGGCTGAAATGTTTTTTCTAAATGTTACTAATTAAAAAACTTGCCATATTTAATAAGACACGTATTGCTTAGGCTAGGTAATAAATACCATTCAAAAAAAGTGCTTAACGTACCTATGATGTTTTGTACCGTTTTAAGGGAACGAGCTTTTCCTTGGACCGTTTTTGTTTCAGTAAGCTTTATGGCAAAAGATAAAATTAAATTCTCATCAATTTCGGTAGGCTTTAAACTTCCAAATTCTGGCAACAAATACAACCTTAAATTTTGTTTATAAATAAATATGGATTGTGGCGAATAAAAACTAAATGGGTTATTCAACCAACTATCATATAACAATTCACACGTTGCAACAATAACCGAAGTTGGTTGTAACAACTGCGTTCGCCAAAAAATAGCATCTTCTTTATTTAAAAATGTTTTGGAATAATGTGTTCCTTTAACAGCAGATCTTGCTTCCCATTTGTTAATAAGCAGGATAAAGCGAGTTCCAATTAAATTTGCTTGTTGTTTTGTCATTATTAAAATGTCCTTTTGTTGAAAAAAAGACACCTCATCATGAAAACAAACCTGTAAGTAAGCTTGTAATCTTGCTTACTTTATGTATTATTTAATTATCAAATAACACCATGTGATTTGATTTTAAGGGGAAGCACGAGCTATGTGTCTTCCTCTTTTTTTTGTATCAAACCTGAAGTTATTTTACATGTTGGACGGGGAAGATCAAATGGGGGGAGGAGTAGGGTTTGCTGAGAATCAATTGTGAAAAGTAACTAACTTTTTTAGAGTTGGTAAAGAGAATTGTAAGATTTAAAGAAGTCTTATTTTATGCTTAAGTTTTTAAATATATTTTAGAGTTAGAATAATTAATATTTGGATAATTGATTTTTAAGCACGGTGACTTTTCTGTATTTTATAAGTGTTTTTTTGATTTCTAAAATTTTCTTTAATTTTGATGTTGATTTTATTAACGAAATGAAAATATTGCTTATTTTAAGCAATCGTTTTAAGACTGCTTTATCTTGATTTTTATAAAATTTGAGTAAAGGATCTTAAAATGAATACACAAGACCCAAAATTGGAAAATATAAAAATTAAAATTAAAGAATTTCAACCAAAATGGGCTGATTTTTATAGTCAACATCATAAATCAGGATTATCAACTGCCAATTTCTTTTCTGATATTGATAATTTAAATAGCACAATGATAGAAATTATAGAGATTATTACATCTAATGTCTTTGAAAAAATTTTTATAGAATTAAGTCTTTCAATAAAAACAGAAATTGAAAGTAATATTAATAATTTAAAATTTATTATCAATAATAATATACCCCAAGAAAATTTAAATAATATTATAAATTACCTTAATAATTTAATAAAAAATTTTCATTCATATGGAATTTACTTTAGATGTAAATATTTTAAAGATCAAAATGGTATATTAGAAAATATAAAAAGCTATAATGAAAGAATGAATAACATTGAAATTTTAGAAAAAAGATACAATGTAATAGAAAGTCAAATAAATGATTTACTTGGTGATGCTAAAATAAAATCTATCGCTAATTCATTTAATAATGCTACTAAAGAAATTAAACCAATAATGTGGTTTTGGCTTGTTTTGGTATTTGTTACACTAATAGTTCTTCTTGAATTACATTTGTTTTCTTCAAATATTCCAGATGTTAGTAAATTTAAAACTGAAAATATTTCTTTATTCCAAATTGAAATATATACCTCTATTATTAGGCTTTCATTGTCCATTCCAGTAGCATTTTTAATAAGATTTTGCTGGTCTCAATATCTATTTAACATAGATTTAAAGACATCTTATATTTTAAAGGCTTCTGTTGCAGAAAGCACTCCTTCAATACTTGAGCAATTAAAAGAAAAAAATGCTGATGAAACGATAAAAGAAGTATTTAAAACTATTTACTCTGACAACAGGCCAACTTCTAAAAATGATGATGACTTAAAAGAAATAATGATTTTTTTAAAATCAAACAATTTAAAAGAATTAACTAATTTAATAAAAGAGGCCAAAAAATAATCTCATTTTCAAATTTTCAATTAGTAAGTTTTAAGTTGTATTGGATTTTGCTTGTCTTTAAAAGGATCTTGACTTGAGTTAACTTTCTCTAAT
The Pigmentibacter ruber genome window above contains:
- the icmF gene encoding fused isobutyryl-CoA mutase/GTPase IcmF translates to METSFSYKLKNKVRFVTATSLFDGHDASINIIRRLLQQGGAEVIHLGHNRSVNEVVEAAIQEDVQAISVSSYQGGHLEYFKYMREILDKKGRPDMKIFGGGGGVIIPKEIDELHRSGITKIYSPEDGFKMGLEGMICDMLEKSDYALCEWPVGIKDKKVNANDPLHFARALTMIENNANYLPESVRHQMELGKKIKEENNKNNHPLVLGVTGTGGAGKSSLTDEIIRRFTYEFPEKKICIFSIDPSKRKTGGALLGDRIRMNAIHHQNVFMHSFATRGSKNELSSITTEALCLARTADFDFIIVETSGIGQGDTGILDVSDISLYVMTIEFGAPTQLEKIDMLDFADLIAINKFDRRGSEDAYRDVKNTIRRSRYAGNKNIADNDYPVFGTIAAKFNDDGVNAIYKELLKLLNKKSNSNKWEERIQMNCRKKSSNSSPIIPQSRTNYLTEIAHTVRNYHQETNKYIETATNIFSLENSVNLIKNHTAKEILAHELSQQWNLLPNEIGNELKNWKELKENYESEAFKYEVRGKKYEVKTFSVSLSGLKIKKISLPQYKNYGDIVQFLRNENLPGYFPFTAGVFPFKRADEDPKRQFAGEGGPARTNNRFHFLTKNDPAKRLSTAFDSVTLYGDEPAKRPDIYGKIGESGVSIATLNDMKTLYQGFDLCDPNTSVSMTINGPAPIILAFFFNTAIDQQIEKEELKKGNKLTTEEYEKIKKQTLETVRGTVQADILKEDQAQNTCIFSIDFALKMMGDIQEFFVLNNVRNYYSVSISGYHIAEAGANPITQLAFTLANGFTYVEYYLSRGMNIDDFAPNLAYFFSNGMDPEYSVIGRVARRIWAIAMKDKYKANERSQKLKYHIQTSGRSLHAQEMNFNDIRTTLQALLALSDNCNSLHTNAYDEAITTPTEESVRRSMAIQLILAREFGVLKNENPMQGSFFIEQLTNAVEEAVLEEFEKISSRGGVLGAMETQYQRGKVQEESLYYETLKHSGQLPLIGVNTYLNPNTEEIEKKNEIQLSRASYKEKDEQLNRLEEFKIKNEEKKKIALKNLQEKVLTNNNIFAELLNTTRYASLGEITQALYAVGGQYRRAM
- a CDS encoding UDP-N-acetylmuramoyl-tripeptide--D-alanyl-D-alanine ligase, which translates into the protein MWPLSASEIYQAILKNQKCEKEFNAIMIKGVCIDSRKVNSDLLFVAIKGSQHDGHAYLKDCFQKGVQLALVDENSNYLNELTIEQKKKCICVSDVLASFRQFAKFMRSQFSFPVLGIGGSNGKTTTKEMIASILSGGNYKVTKTEKSENGFLGMAITLCQEDHNKNKSPDCLVLEIGIDEIGAMTQHVDLGQPNISILTALGPEHLEHLINWETAANEELILFKNPKTKRIWQLSDEKILKFFLEHVKLNDQNSESVISLKNDFIVVEKKYFAKIGIDKSTILKNISTLILWDIFEITPTGSEVSIEINSNISTIKNEKDIHFKVPLPGIHNASNFALAFASAIMLNRSLNEIALGWSKFVSPPMRSRISYLKDQNILFDDCYNSSPMSLEAALHAVQNEEWKEKNKLLILGDMLDLGNESKYWHENVFHALKNIKNAYLCLYGLAMYDCYKLLKETEDLLLSENKTRIFWRAAQDDPSQFLTDIHVNLSGFVILVKGSRGMKLDRVIKSIESVYC
- a CDS encoding ricin-type beta-trefoil lectin domain protein — its product is MISFLRKIKLSVLSSALICCSVNALEAKDMQIISHQDDDFLFMNPDMENAIKAGHKVQTVYVTSGDAGLIHWNDGYLSLNAPGVLVYHWQLRELGTQAAYAKMAGVANVWTAQKINVLGKDLDLYTLRDAPNVTIIYMRLPDGNPSGTGYSETCNTSLEKLWKHETSFIPKVNASNFCQPQQFESYSREQLIEVLTKLIKDYSPNIVRTLDSTGIYGNDHSDHKHSALFTLEALHASNKEINYKIYRGYNISSLPVNLTNNDRNIKWNSFLQYAAFDMCKYPRPSQPNGGADPNTCEVNTDYTTWGYRMYSISAVKNRNGKIQGLGGKCLDVRGAQANNGTDVQIWDCVNTPQQEWKLTNEGYLQGLGGKCLDVRGGSDTNGTAVQIWDCVNVPQQKWTLMENGLLRGISGKCLDVRGAISTNGTNVQVWDCVDEPQQKWKLK
- a CDS encoding peptidoglycan D,D-transpeptidase FtsI family protein, translating into MKQKYYNKSIWQKVKDYFDPRKVKINYNYQKRAMAMSLIFLTVIVAILIRYAWLTVLPTDLRARLIAKGSKQLETSVTLSKPRATITDRNGKVLAVSVSSTSLYILTKKMPQDEETLKIVAKQIQVPYKDLLNLRNDKRNFVWLKRQMTNNELVSLGSLKKWKNFIDTVEEPKRIYPEKDIAAQLIGFVGADGIGLEGVEKIYNSRLTEKPIKVDARRDARGRVVINKANDASKPAQMLPNLRLSIDISIQQFTQNALRDGVIKAKAKGGSAIVIDVTTGELLAIASYPTYDLNNPPVNDPEAKRFRPVMDAIELGSASKPMWIAKALDLGIIQPSTIFDVRGGAMNVPGGVIHDDHPVNFNLDTQGVLRYSSNVGMYKISLKAGRERFYESLMKVGFGRSPGLGFPGEWKGRIHKPESWSEMRFANMSFGQGFAISPLQLAHAVTIMVGGGQDKGMNILAKDPEQEKNFVGPPIQFIRKDTSKTISEMMGNVIEQSNAGRIPGILVGGKTGTAQIWSNKDKAYSERTAVYQGIIPANNPKLAIVVVIDEVKVRPAYGAMLAGPVFSQIGRKTVDYLNSQGIFHVEPYVNAYLSKSEDKNTPIQ
- a CDS encoding BrnT family toxin, producing the protein MQYEWHEEKAAKNKKKHGVDFEEAKSIFNDPKIKIKYDENNSEEEDRFQAIGYSEKYRCLFVVFCEYEGEGDDTIRIISARCAEKFEEKIYSESAKKRTRIY